The DNA segment CCACAGCCTGCACGCCGACACCGACCACCAGGACCACCGCGCGCTGGCCGGCGCCGCCGCGAACGCCGCCACCCGCGTGGCCACCTGCCACACCATCCTGCACGGCGAGCCCCACGCCGCCCGTGCCGCCTTCGCCCCCGCCGTCCTCGTCGACATCACCGAGCACCTCGACGACAAGGTCACCGCCCTGGCCGCACACCGCACCCAGGCCGGCCGCTGGTACCTCGGCAAGGACTACACCCACCACCGTGCCGCCCAGGCCGGATGGCACCTGCGCCCGGCGGCGGCCGAGGCCGGGCGCGCGTACGAATCCTTCGAGACCTCCGTGCTCACCCTCTTCCCCCAGGAGGACTGGTCGTGATCTACATCGAACAGCCGCCCTTCGCGCCCTGGCTGGGTTTCTGCGAGGCCCTCTTCGCCTGTGACACCGTCGCCCTCTACGACGACGTGCCCTACACCGACGGCGGCTACCAGAACCGCAACCGGATCAAGACGGCCGACGGGGTGCGCTGGCTGACCGTCCCGGTCACCCGCGCCCCCGGGCAGCTGATCCGTGACACCCCCATCGCCCCCGGCTTCGACGCCGACCGCATGCTGCGCACAATCCGCCTGGCCTACGCCCGTACCCCGCACGCCGACGAGGCGCTGCACGTCCTGCAACCCGTGCTCGGCCAGAGGCACACCTGGCTGGCCGACCTGAACATCGAGCTCCTCACCCACATCCGCGCCGCCCTCGGCGCGCCCGCACGCCTGCAGCTCACCTCCGAGATGCGCATCGCCGACACCGACCGCACCCGGCGCCTGGCTGCCATCTGCGCGGCCGCCGGCTGCAAGGTCCTGTGGGCGGGCTCCGGCACCCGCAGCTACCTCGACACCACGGCCCTGGCCCAGCACCACGTCAGCGTGCGGTGGAACGAGTACGCCGACCGCCACCCCGTCTACCAGCAGGCTTGGCCTCGGCAGGGCTTCGCGCCCAACCTCTCCGTCATCGACACCGTCTGCGCACTGGGCTGGGCGGGCACCGCGGCGCTCCTGCGCACCGGCCTTGCCACCCACCTCCAGCAGCCCGCCCCCAAGGAGGCGACCGCGTGAGCCGCCCACTGATCCTCACCGGCATCGACCTGCCCCTGGAGCCCTCGTGCGGCTCGACCATCTGGTGCAGCGACGTCTACACCCGCCTGACCGGGCACGGCTACGACACGCTGTTCGCGCACCTGCCCGGCAGCGGAACCTGGCAGCACGGCTTCACCTCAACCGCCCAACTGGCCGCACGGAAAGCACCGTACGGGCCCGGCTTCGACGCGTATGCCGACGCGCTCACCGACGAAGTCCGCGGCCTCGTGCGCGCACACCGGCCCGAGGTGATCCACGCCCAGCACCTGGGATTCGGCCTCGCGCTCGCCTTCGCGCGGGCACGCGGCGAGGTGCCGATGGTGTCCGTCGCGCACGGCACCGACATCATGGCCGCCACCCAGCACGCCCAGGCGCGCGCCGTCCTGAACGAGATCGCCGACGCGAGCAGGAGCGTCATCGTCCCCAACGCGGCCATGGCCGACGAGGTCAACCGGCTCACCGACCACCGCCACCCAGACCGGCTGGCGGTCGTGCCCTGGGGGGTGCCGCTTCCCGCAGCCCCGACAGCTCACCCGCGCCCCGGGGACCGGCTGCGCCTGGTCCACGCGGGCCGCCTCGACGCCAACAAGTCCACGATCACCGCCATCGAGGCCCTTGCGCGGACCACGGGACACCAGCTCACCGTGATCGGCAGCGGCAGCGAACTCGACACCCTCACCCGGCGCTCCGCCGAACTCGGCCTCGCAAAGCGGGTGACGTTCGAGCCGTTCCTGCCCCGCCAGGACCTGCTCAAGCGGTTCGGTGACTTCGACGCGATGCTGTTCACCACCCGCACGCTGGAGGCATACGGCCTCGTCGCCGTCGAAGCCCAGGCGCACGGCCTGCCCGTCCTCTACAGCAGCGTCCCCGGGCTGGAGACCACCCTGGGCCCGGGCGGCCTGGGCTTCCCCCCGGGCGACGCCGCCGCCCTCGCCTCGCTCATCGACCACCTGGCCGCCAGCCCCGCCACCCGGCAGCTCCTCCACCAGGCGGCCGTCGCCAACGCCCGCGGCTACGACATCGCCCACACCGCGGCCCATCTCGCCGCGCTGTCCCGCACCGCGAGGGAAGGCTCCCGATGAGCACTGTCCCCCTGTACGCCAGCCGCCTGTGGCCGCCGGTCCGGCCCCGCACCGGCGACGCCTGCGCCTCCACTCTCGACCTGCTGCACACCCTCGGCCTGATCGCCCGCACGGATGCGACCGGAGTCCACACCCTCCTGCCGCTCGGCGTACGGGTGCACGACCGGCTCACCGCCATCGCCCGCCACGCCTTCGAGGAACGCGGCGCCCTGACCTTCGCCCCGCCCACGCTGCAGAGCCGCACCCTGTGGGAGCAGACCGGGCGCTGGGACGTCTACCGCCGCGAAGGGGCGCTGCTGACCGTGGCCTCCTCCAGTGGCGAGGAGATGTGCCTGGCCCCCACCTCCGAGGAGATCGCGGCCGCCACCGTCCGCAAGCACCTGCGCTCCCACCGGGACCTGCCCGTGCGCCTGTCGCTGAGCACCACCAAATTCCGCGACGAACTCTCCCCGCGCGGCGGGCTGATGCGCGGCCGCGAATTCACCATGGCCGACGCCTACACCTTCGACACCGGCCCCGACACCATGCGCGAATCCGTCGCCTTCCTCAACGACGCCGTCGCCGCCGCCCTCACCGGCATGGGCCTGACCGGCACCTTCACCGCCCCCGCCGACGGCGGCAGCATCTCCGCCGGCCCCAGCACCGAACACCTCGTCCTCGCCGACAGCGGGCAGGGCACCATCGTCGCCTGCACCCACTGCGGCAACCGCGGCGACGGCGCGGTCGTCGCCGCCGGGCCCCCGCCGCCCGGCCCGGACCCGGTCGTCAACGTCATCGCCTTCACCCTCACCCTGCCCGACGGCACCACCCAGACAGCGACCGTCGCCATCCGCTCCGGCCTCCACGTCAGCCCCCGCAAGATCGCCGCCGCCACCGGCGCCGCCCGCGTCGACCTCCTCGACCCCGACCACCTTCCCCACCTGCTCGGCAAGAAGGCCGGCACCCTCACCCCCTGGGACGCCGCCGGCGCCACCGGCGTCCTGCCCCTGTACGACCTGTCCGCCGCAGAACTGGAGACGTTCGGCATCTCCGACGGAGACACCGGGCTGCGCACCGGCATCAGCTGGAGCGGCACCCGCAGTCTGCCCGCGCTGCATCCGGGCGGCGCCGATCTGCACCACGCGATCGAGGGCAGCGCGTGCGGCGCCTGCCGCCAGGGCCGCTACAACGTCCTGCGCGCCGTCGAGGTCGCCCACGTCTTCGAACTGGGCACGCAGTACACCACCCCCATGAACCTCCGCTACAACGACCCCGACGGCCGGCCCACAACCCCCTGGATGGCCTGCTCGGGCATCGGCATCACCCGCTGCCTGCAGACCGCCGCCGAGCTCAACCGCGACCGGCACGGCCTGCGCTGGACCCCGGGCACCGGACCCGCCGACATGCACCTCGTGGTGCTGCGCGCCGATCAGAGCGACATGCGCGACCGCGCCGACCGTCTCGCCCGCGACCTCACCGCCCGCCGCATCAGCGTCCTCGTCGACGACCGGCCCCTGCCCGCCGGCGACAAGCTCCGCTACGCCCGCCTCCTCGGCCTGCCCCACGCGGCCGTCCTCTCCCCCGACCGCCCCGACACCCAGATCGAGGTCATCGCCCGCTCCACCGGACGCACCACCCGTACAGATCTCAGCCACAGCGCCGACCGCACTCCTTTCACCCACCCATAGATTAACTCCAATAAACACCCGGAAAAGCAAGGCGACACCACCCCAGGGCGACGCCTCGAATTGGCGTACCCGAAATCAGAAAACACGTCTGCGATTCAGCGGGTCCGCGCGGCGGCGAAAATTATTCACCCAACCGCACGGGCCCGTTGACCGCAGACTGCAGAAGGTCTAGCGTCCTTCTCATCGCACCTCCAAACGGGTCGTAGCTTAATTGGTGGAGCACGGCAAAAGCGTTGCCGAGGATCTGGTTCGAATCCAGACGGCCCGACCACTCTCCACATTCAAGGCGACAGGAAGAGCGCTCCCGTGGTGGACCACGGCGCGGCCAATTCAGAAAAGGGATTGATGAAAATCGCCATCACGGGCGGCGCCAGCGCCGGCCATGTCGTTCCGGCCCTCGCAGTCGCCGGCCAGCTCCGCGACCGTGGCGCCGAGCTCGTCTTCCTCGGACGCGAGAACACCATCGAGCACGACTACGCCCAGCGTGCCGGCATTCCCTTCCGCCACGTCCCCTCGGCCGGGCTGCGCCGCCACCGCTCCACCGGCAACCTGCTGATGCCGTTCACCGTCGCCCGGGGCATCCTCGCCGCCTTCACGGCGCTGCGGCGCGAACGGCCCGACGCGCTGTTCTCCAAGGGCTCGTACGTCTCCGTGCCGGTCGGCATCGGCGCCGCCCTCGCCCGCGTCCCCGTCGTCATCCACGAGAGCGACCACTCCCTGGGCCTGGCGAACAAGATCCTGGGACGCGTGGCCACCACCATCTGCCTGAGCGTTGCGGCTTCCGGCCCGGCGCCGCGCTGGATGCGCAACAAGACCCAGGTGACCGGACTGCCGCTGCGAGCGGACCTTGCCGACGCCCAACCCGATGCGCTGCGCGAGCGCCTCGGCATCCCCGGCGGCAAACGGGTGCTGCTGATCTTCTGCGGAAGCAGCGGCTCGCAGCGCGTCAACACCGCCGTCCGCACTCAACTCGACGCCCTGTGCGAGCGGTACAGCGTGCTGCACGTCGCCGGCAAGGGCAACCTCGACCCCCAGCTCGCCGGCCGGCCCGGATACTGGCAGCTGGAGTACCTGCACGACGACATGCCGCACGCCCTGGCACTTGCGGACCTCGTCATCGGCCGGGCCGGGGCCACCACCCTGGCCGAACTCGCCGCCCTGCAACTGCCCGCCGTCCTGGTACCGCTGCCCGCCTCCGTCAGCCGCGGGGACCAGCTCGACAACGCGCGCGCCTACGCCACCCAGAATCCGGAGCGCTGCCGCGTCGTCGCCGACGAGGAACTGACCGACGCCGGCGTACTCGTCCATGCCTGCGCCGCCCTGTCCGCCGTCCCCCGCGGCGGGCAGGGCGCCGGACCGCGCCCGGAAGCCGCGGCCCAACGCATCGCCGAGCTCGTCCTGCAGGCGGCGAACCGGCACAGGTAACACGGTCAGTCGTGGTTGCCGTACATGCCGCGGATCTCCGCCTCGCTCTCACCCCGGTAGACGACATGCCAGTGCATGTGCTTCGACTCCTGGTACAACCCCAGGTTCGTCGTCACCGAGCACGCCCCGTACTCCTTCTCCACTCCAGCGGCCACCTCCCGCACCACCGCGACAACCTCGTGCAGGAGGCCCTCGTCGGAGTTCCCGAGGTCGGTGAGCGAAGGGACGTGCTCCTTGGGGATCACCACGATGTGCACCGGATACGACGGGTTGGTGTGGTGGAAAGCCAGCACCCGATCAGTCTCCGCCACCCTCTCGATGGGGACCGCGCCAGTGAGCGCCTGATGGCAGTAGAAGTCGGAGACGGTCGCGGTACCGGTCACAGGCGCACACCTTCGCTGGGCAGGGATGTCGGAGGAACGCCCGCTGTACGTCTGTGCCAGGCAGGCGCCGACGCCAGCGTAGCGATCAGCCAACCAACAGCCGAATCAGCTCAACACCGGCTGCACGAACGGGCGTTCTTCAAACACCTGTCGCGCTCCGCGGAACTCTTCCGCAAAGGACGCGCGAACCGATCCTGGACCATCGCGAAGGGACCATGTCCATGACCGTCACGCTCGAACCCCCGGTAGCGAAGCCGCCGACCGTACCTCGGCTCCTCGAACTGGAGATCACCCGGCGCTGCCAGCTGACCTGCCCCACGCACTGCTACGCCGAAGCCGGCCCGACGCAGGGGCACGGCACCATGACCACCGACGAGTGGAAGCGGATCATCAGCGAGGCCGCCACCCTCGGCACGGAGCGTATCCAGCTGATCGGCGGCGAACCCACACTGCACCCCGGCTTCGGCGAAC comes from the Streptomyces sp. SUK 48 genome and includes:
- a CDS encoding PIG-L family deacetylase; the protein is MALVAHPDDAELLCYGTLRRAAQAGATVTVVVVTHGANGVSLADAADGRRLGTDERAEEVRAAWRLTGIQLTFLGMPDGALVADRHLISAVEAELTRLGCTLLITHSLHADTDHQDHRALAGAAANAATRVATCHTILHGEPHAARAAFAPAVLVDITEHLDDKVTALAAHRTQAGRWYLGKDYTHHRAAQAGWHLRPAAAEAGRAYESFETSVLTLFPQEDWS
- a CDS encoding WbqC family protein, with protein sequence MIYIEQPPFAPWLGFCEALFACDTVALYDDVPYTDGGYQNRNRIKTADGVRWLTVPVTRAPGQLIRDTPIAPGFDADRMLRTIRLAYARTPHADEALHVLQPVLGQRHTWLADLNIELLTHIRAALGAPARLQLTSEMRIADTDRTRRLAAICAAAGCKVLWAGSGTRSYLDTTALAQHHVSVRWNEYADRHPVYQQAWPRQGFAPNLSVIDTVCALGWAGTAALLRTGLATHLQQPAPKEATA
- a CDS encoding glycosyltransferase family 4 protein, whose amino-acid sequence is MSRPLILTGIDLPLEPSCGSTIWCSDVYTRLTGHGYDTLFAHLPGSGTWQHGFTSTAQLAARKAPYGPGFDAYADALTDEVRGLVRAHRPEVIHAQHLGFGLALAFARARGEVPMVSVAHGTDIMAATQHAQARAVLNEIADASRSVIVPNAAMADEVNRLTDHRHPDRLAVVPWGVPLPAAPTAHPRPGDRLRLVHAGRLDANKSTITAIEALARTTGHQLTVIGSGSELDTLTRRSAELGLAKRVTFEPFLPRQDLLKRFGDFDAMLFTTRTLEAYGLVAVEAQAHGLPVLYSSVPGLETTLGPGGLGFPPGDAAALASLIDHLAASPATRQLLHQAAVANARGYDIAHTAAHLAALSRTAREGSR
- a CDS encoding aminoacyl--tRNA ligase-related protein codes for the protein MSTVPLYASRLWPPVRPRTGDACASTLDLLHTLGLIARTDATGVHTLLPLGVRVHDRLTAIARHAFEERGALTFAPPTLQSRTLWEQTGRWDVYRREGALLTVASSSGEEMCLAPTSEEIAAATVRKHLRSHRDLPVRLSLSTTKFRDELSPRGGLMRGREFTMADAYTFDTGPDTMRESVAFLNDAVAAALTGMGLTGTFTAPADGGSISAGPSTEHLVLADSGQGTIVACTHCGNRGDGAVVAAGPPPPGPDPVVNVIAFTLTLPDGTTQTATVAIRSGLHVSPRKIAAATGAARVDLLDPDHLPHLLGKKAGTLTPWDAAGATGVLPLYDLSAAELETFGISDGDTGLRTGISWSGTRSLPALHPGGADLHHAIEGSACGACRQGRYNVLRAVEVAHVFELGTQYTTPMNLRYNDPDGRPTTPWMACSGIGITRCLQTAAELNRDRHGLRWTPGTGPADMHLVVLRADQSDMRDRADRLARDLTARRISVLVDDRPLPAGDKLRYARLLGLPHAAVLSPDRPDTQIEVIARSTGRTTRTDLSHSADRTPFTHP
- a CDS encoding UDP-N-acetylglucosamine--N-acetylmuramyl-(pentapeptide) pyrophosphoryl-undecaprenol N-acetylglucosamine transferase, translated to MKIAITGGASAGHVVPALAVAGQLRDRGAELVFLGRENTIEHDYAQRAGIPFRHVPSAGLRRHRSTGNLLMPFTVARGILAAFTALRRERPDALFSKGSYVSVPVGIGAALARVPVVIHESDHSLGLANKILGRVATTICLSVAASGPAPRWMRNKTQVTGLPLRADLADAQPDALRERLGIPGGKRVLLIFCGSSGSQRVNTAVRTQLDALCERYSVLHVAGKGNLDPQLAGRPGYWQLEYLHDDMPHALALADLVIGRAGATTLAELAALQLPAVLVPLPASVSRGDQLDNARAYATQNPERCRVVADEELTDAGVLVHACAALSAVPRGGQGAGPRPEAAAQRIAELVLQAANRHR
- a CDS encoding HIT domain-containing protein: MTGTATVSDFYCHQALTGAVPIERVAETDRVLAFHHTNPSYPVHIVVIPKEHVPSLTDLGNSDEGLLHEVVAVVREVAAGVEKEYGACSVTTNLGLYQESKHMHWHVVYRGESEAEIRGMYGNHD